One stretch of Pigmentiphaga aceris DNA includes these proteins:
- a CDS encoding MdtA/MuxA family multidrug efflux RND transporter periplasmic adaptor subunit encodes MRTAKKILLLLLLVAIVGGGIAYVRHKTTPVAATGTGGPGGRPAGAPAAGSPAAGGAPRMSQVTVKAATTEVADVPTFLTGLGTVTAMNTAIVRARVNGQLMKLHFTEGQEVKAGQLLAELDPRTFQVALAQAEAELGTSRATLANARADLARYRTLLQQESVASQRVDTQASLVQQLEASVKGGEAAVAAARLQLEFSRVTAPISGRVGLKQVDIGNQVSTSDANGLVIITQVQPINVVFPLPETRLPEIVTPFYAGNALKVEAWNRENSKVLATGKLASIDNQVDTTTGTFRLKAVFDNADHGLFPNQFVNARIQTGVIAQAVVAPSAAVQIGTKGSYVWVLGDDNKVKMQIVKTGPREGEKIVITEGVAGGVRVVTDGVDRLTDGIAVMLAEAPPPARTAPPPGAPRRARPAQ; translated from the coding sequence ATGCGTACTGCCAAGAAAATTCTGCTGCTCCTTCTCCTGGTTGCCATCGTCGGGGGCGGCATCGCATATGTGAGGCATAAAACAACACCGGTTGCCGCCACCGGGACGGGTGGCCCAGGCGGTCGCCCGGCAGGTGCGCCGGCCGCTGGCAGTCCCGCCGCAGGTGGGGCACCGCGCATGTCGCAGGTCACGGTAAAAGCAGCCACCACCGAAGTCGCCGACGTGCCGACTTTTCTGACGGGGCTAGGTACCGTCACCGCCATGAACACGGCAATCGTGCGTGCCCGGGTCAACGGGCAGTTGATGAAGCTGCACTTCACCGAAGGGCAAGAGGTCAAGGCCGGGCAACTGCTGGCTGAGCTCGACCCGCGCACTTTCCAGGTGGCCTTGGCGCAGGCCGAGGCCGAACTGGGCACCAGCCGCGCAACGCTGGCCAATGCCCGGGCCGACCTGGCGCGTTATCGCACGCTGCTGCAGCAGGAATCGGTGGCCAGCCAGCGTGTCGATACCCAGGCGTCGCTGGTGCAGCAACTGGAAGCCTCGGTGAAAGGGGGCGAAGCTGCGGTGGCGGCTGCGCGCCTGCAGCTGGAATTCAGCCGGGTGACCGCACCGATTTCGGGCCGGGTGGGCTTGAAGCAGGTGGACATCGGCAATCAGGTGAGCACATCGGACGCCAATGGCCTGGTGATCATCACCCAGGTGCAGCCGATCAATGTGGTGTTCCCGCTGCCCGAAACCCGCCTGCCTGAAATCGTCACGCCGTTCTATGCGGGCAACGCGCTGAAGGTCGAAGCCTGGAATCGCGAGAATTCCAAGGTGCTGGCCACGGGCAAGCTGGCCAGCATCGACAATCAGGTGGACACCACCACCGGTACCTTCCGTCTGAAAGCCGTGTTCGACAATGCCGACCACGGCCTGTTTCCGAATCAGTTCGTGAATGCGCGCATTCAGACCGGTGTGATTGCGCAAGCCGTGGTGGCACCGTCTGCGGCAGTGCAAATCGGTACCAAGGGTAGCTACGTGTGGGTGCTGGGCGACGACAACAAGGTGAAGATGCAGATCGTCAAGACCGGCCCGCGTGAAGGCGAGAAAATCGTCATCACCGAAGGGGTGGCGGGTGGCGTGCGGGTGGTCACCGACGGTGTGGATCGACTGACCGATGGCATTGCCGTGATGCTGGCCGAGGCCCCGCCGCCGGCCCGTACCGCACCGCCTCCGGGTGCCCCCCGCCGCGCACGTCCGGCGCAGTGA
- a CDS encoding MdtB/MuxB family multidrug efflux RND transporter permease subunit, whose amino-acid sequence MNPSRIFIERPVATTLLMLALLLVGIIGYRGLSISALPEVDYPTIQVVTLYPGASPEVMTSAVTAPLERQFGQMPGLTQMSSQSSGGASVITLQFGLELELDVAEQEVQAAINAGSNLLPSDLPAPPIYSKVNPADPPILTLGVTSVTTPLTRVQDLVDTRMAQRMSQVSGVGLVSLSGGQRPAVRIDLNVQALASYGLTSEAVRVAITNANVNSAKGGFDGPTRSSSISANDQLRSPEEYRRIIVAYKNDAPVRLSDVASIRDGAENAKLSAWANRNPAIIVNVQRQPGANVISTVDTLRALLPQLQEGLPADVKVTMLTDRTSTIRASVKDTQLELLLAIGLVVAVIFVFLRSARATLIPAVAVPLSLVGTFAVMYLAGFSINNLTLMALTIATGFVVDDAIVVVENISRYIEEGESPLAAAIKGAGEIGFTIISLTFSLVAVLIPLLFMGDVVGRLFREFAITLAVAILISAVISLTLTPMMCAKLLRHEPAEKQSRFSRWSERFFDGVIAQYGRLLTVVLRHQVLTLLVAFGTLVLTVVLFIAIPKGFFPVQDNGVIQGVTEASQSISFAAMSARQQEVADVILRDPDVESLSSFIGVDGNNATLNAGRLQINLKPLEDRSARAPEIMARLQPELAKVAGITTYLQPVQDLTIETSVSRTQYQFTLQASTLEALGEWAPKLVARMGQEASLRDVTSNLQNQGLVAYVDIDRDAASRLGISVAAIGSALYDSFGQRLISTIFTQAAQYRVVLGIANVNERGLSALDGIYLASTGGGMVPLSSIAKVSERNGPLSINHIDQFPSTTVSFNVADGVSLGEAVELVRQAELDIGLPTDIQTRFQGTAQAFESSLGNEVWLILAAIVAMYIVLGVLYESYIHPVTILSTLPTAGVGALLALMFAGKDLSVIAIIGIILLIGIVKKNAIMMIDFALAAERGQGMAPREAIYQACLLRFRPILMTTMAALLGALPLMLSTGVGAELRQPLGIAMVGGLILSQIITLFTTPVIYLAFDGLSSRLRRRMHDGKDGDKHGGHHGDKPQDLPA is encoded by the coding sequence ATGAATCCGTCACGCATTTTCATCGAACGGCCGGTCGCCACCACCTTGCTGATGCTGGCGCTGCTGCTGGTCGGCATCATCGGGTATCGCGGGCTGTCGATCTCGGCCTTGCCCGAGGTCGATTACCCGACCATTCAAGTCGTCACCTTGTACCCGGGAGCAAGCCCCGAGGTAATGACATCTGCCGTGACGGCACCCCTGGAACGTCAGTTCGGCCAGATGCCCGGCCTGACCCAGATGTCTTCGCAAAGCTCGGGGGGCGCATCGGTCATCACCTTGCAGTTCGGCTTGGAACTTGAACTCGATGTGGCCGAGCAGGAAGTGCAGGCCGCGATCAACGCAGGCAGCAACTTGCTGCCTTCCGATCTGCCGGCCCCGCCGATCTACAGCAAGGTCAATCCCGCCGATCCGCCGATTCTGACGCTGGGTGTGACGTCTGTGACCACACCGCTTACGCGGGTGCAGGATTTGGTCGATACCCGCATGGCGCAGCGCATGTCGCAGGTGTCGGGAGTGGGCTTGGTCAGCCTGTCGGGCGGGCAGCGTCCTGCTGTGCGCATTGACTTGAACGTGCAGGCATTGGCCTCGTATGGCCTGACCAGCGAGGCGGTGCGGGTGGCCATCACCAACGCCAACGTCAACAGTGCCAAGGGCGGTTTCGACGGCCCGACGCGTTCTTCGTCGATCTCGGCCAACGACCAGCTGCGCTCGCCCGAGGAATACCGGCGCATCATCGTTGCCTACAAGAACGATGCGCCGGTGCGCCTGAGCGACGTGGCCAGCATTCGTGACGGCGCGGAAAATGCCAAGCTGTCGGCCTGGGCGAACCGCAATCCGGCCATCATCGTGAACGTGCAGCGCCAGCCGGGTGCCAACGTGATCAGCACGGTGGACACGCTGCGCGCCTTGCTGCCGCAGTTGCAGGAAGGCCTGCCGGCCGATGTGAAGGTCACCATGCTGACCGACCGCACGTCCACCATCCGCGCCTCCGTGAAAGACACGCAGCTGGAACTGCTGCTGGCCATCGGCCTGGTGGTGGCAGTGATCTTCGTGTTCCTGCGCAGTGCACGCGCCACCCTGATTCCGGCGGTGGCCGTGCCACTGTCGCTGGTCGGTACCTTTGCGGTCATGTACCTGGCAGGTTTTTCGATCAATAACCTGACGCTGATGGCGCTGACGATTGCCACCGGCTTTGTGGTCGACGATGCCATCGTGGTGGTCGAGAACATCTCGCGCTATATCGAGGAAGGCGAGTCGCCACTGGCTGCTGCCATCAAGGGCGCGGGCGAGATCGGGTTCACCATTATTTCGCTGACGTTCTCGCTGGTGGCAGTGTTGATTCCGCTGCTGTTCATGGGCGATGTGGTGGGACGGTTGTTCCGGGAATTTGCGATCACGCTGGCGGTAGCGATTCTGATATCTGCGGTGATTTCGCTTACGCTTACCCCCATGATGTGCGCCAAGCTGCTGCGTCACGAACCGGCAGAAAAGCAAAGCCGCTTCAGCCGCTGGAGCGAGCGTTTCTTCGACGGCGTCATTGCGCAATATGGCCGTCTGTTGACGGTGGTGCTGCGTCACCAAGTGCTGACCCTGCTGGTGGCCTTCGGTACGCTGGTGCTGACCGTGGTGCTGTTCATCGCGATTCCGAAAGGCTTCTTCCCGGTGCAGGACAACGGGGTGATCCAGGGCGTAACGGAAGCTTCGCAAAGCATTTCATTTGCGGCCATGTCGGCGCGTCAGCAGGAAGTGGCCGATGTCATTTTGCGTGACCCGGATGTGGAAAGTCTGTCGTCGTTCATCGGGGTCGATGGCAACAACGCCACGCTCAATGCCGGTCGCCTGCAGATCAATCTGAAACCGCTGGAAGACCGCAGTGCACGTGCGCCCGAAATCATGGCGCGTCTGCAACCCGAACTGGCCAAGGTGGCGGGCATCACCACCTACTTGCAGCCGGTGCAGGATCTGACCATCGAGACCAGTGTGTCGCGCACGCAGTATCAGTTCACCTTGCAGGCCAGCACGCTGGAGGCGCTGGGCGAGTGGGCACCGAAACTGGTGGCGCGCATGGGGCAGGAAGCGTCGCTGCGCGATGTCACCAGCAATCTGCAGAACCAGGGCCTGGTGGCCTATGTCGATATCGATCGCGATGCGGCAAGCCGTCTGGGTATTTCGGTGGCGGCGATTGGCAGCGCACTGTACGACTCGTTCGGTCAGCGCCTGATTTCCACGATCTTCACGCAAGCAGCGCAGTACCGTGTGGTGCTGGGCATTGCCAATGTGAACGAACGCGGCTTGAGCGCGCTCGATGGCATCTACCTGGCTTCTACCGGTGGCGGCATGGTGCCGCTCAGCAGCATTGCGAAAGTGTCTGAACGCAATGGCCCGCTGTCGATCAACCACATCGACCAATTCCCATCGACCACTGTGTCCTTCAATGTGGCCGATGGCGTGTCGCTGGGCGAAGCGGTGGAACTGGTGCGCCAGGCCGAATTGGATATCGGCTTGCCTACCGACATTCAGACGCGCTTCCAGGGCACTGCGCAGGCTTTCGAGTCGTCGCTGGGCAATGAAGTGTGGCTGATCCTGGCGGCCATCGTGGCCATGTATATCGTGCTGGGCGTGCTCTATGAAAGCTACATTCACCCGGTGACGATTCTGTCTACTTTGCCGACGGCAGGTGTGGGCGCATTGCTGGCCTTGATGTTCGCCGGCAAGGACCTGAGCGTGATCGCCATCATCGGCATCATCTTGCTGATCGGCATCGTGAAGAAGAACGCGATCATGATGATCGACTTCGCCCTCGCCGCCGAACGCGGGCAGGGCATGGCACCGCGCGAAGCCATCTACCAGGCTTGCCTGCTGCGCTTCCGCCCGATTCTGATGACGACCATGGCAGCATTGCTGGGTGCCTTGCCGCTGATGTTGAGCACGGGTGTAGGTGCCGAATTGCGTCAGCCGCTGGGCATTGCGATGGTGGGCGGGCTGATCCTGAGCCAGATCATTACGCTGTTCACCACGCCGGTGATCTACCTGGCCTTCGATGGGCTGTCGTCACGTCTGCGCCGTCGTATGCATGACGGCAAGGACGGCGACAAGCATGGTGGTCACCATGGCGACAAACCCCAGGACCTGCCCGCATGA
- a CDS encoding multidrug efflux RND transporter permease subunit: MRGFSDIFIHRPIATVLLTIAVVCAGVLGFRLLPVSPLPQIDFPTIMVSATLAGASADTMASTVAAPLERALGRIAGINEMTSSSSLGSTRLILQFELKRDINGAARDVQAAINAARPLLPSSLRRNPTYRKVNPSDAPVMVIALTSDALTQGQMYDAASTTLAQRLLQIDGVGDVNIGGSSLPAVRVQLNPDALARQGVSLTAIGTAISNANRSQPKGAVEQGDHRWQIEANDQAKTAEDYQPLIISYKNGAAVRLSDVATVFDSVENLRNAGRAGGKPSVLVTITRAPNANIIETVDRVYATLPEMRELMPASVDLQVTMDRSPTIRASLHEVERALVIAVGLVILVVFLFIGRVRATLIPAVAVPVSLIGTFGVMYLCGFSLNNLSLMALTIATGFVVDDAIVVLENAARHVEEGLSPMQAALKGAREVGFTVLSMSLSLIAVFIPFLFLSDLVGRLFREFAVTLAASIAISLLVSLTTTPMMCARLLRAERDEKRPPIWVVRKFNDGLAAVQRGYGNSLRWALNHGVLMMLSLLVAVVLNVYLFAALPKGFFPEQDTGRIQGFMRGDQSVSFQSMRDKLEQLMGIVMADPAVATVSGSTGSSGFGSSNSGSMQITLKPVGERAKESSQQVIARLRAASTKVAGVNLFMSPVQDLRAGGRSSNATYQYTLQSNDLQALRTWEPRLRQALINEPLLTDVNSDQEDKGQEIGLIYDRDAMTRYGITPGIANQTLYAALGQNTVSTIYQDRNQYKVVVEAEPQYTQQPDTLRKFTVINTRGEAVPLSAFTSWAPTNAPLSVNHQGQFAAATISFNLPEGVALAQAQEVIDRVVVQISMPNTVTGSFQGTARSLQDSQKSQVLLLVAAVLAVYLVLGVLYESYIHPLTILSTLPSAGLGALLALWTVNMQFTLIALIGILLLIGIVKKNAIMMIDFALEAERKRGMLPRDAIYEACLLRFRPIMMTTLAAMFGAVPLALGSGDGAELRQPLGIAIVGGLVMSQLLTLYTTPVVYLYLDRAGKRVARWRGKRGPDTHAVPSEPA, encoded by the coding sequence ATGAGGGGCTTCTCCGACATTTTCATCCACCGGCCGATCGCCACCGTATTGCTGACGATCGCGGTGGTGTGTGCCGGGGTGCTGGGCTTCCGGCTGCTGCCGGTGTCGCCGCTGCCGCAGATCGACTTTCCGACCATCATGGTGTCCGCCACGCTGGCCGGTGCCAGCGCCGACACCATGGCATCAACCGTGGCCGCGCCCTTGGAACGGGCATTGGGGCGCATCGCCGGCATCAACGAAATGACCTCGTCCAGCTCGCTGGGTTCGACGCGGCTGATTCTGCAATTCGAACTTAAGCGCGACATCAATGGCGCGGCGCGTGATGTGCAGGCCGCGATCAACGCGGCGCGTCCGTTGCTGCCCAGTTCCTTGCGGCGCAATCCCACGTATCGCAAGGTCAACCCGTCGGATGCGCCGGTGATGGTGATCGCGCTGACGTCCGACGCATTGACGCAGGGCCAGATGTACGACGCCGCCAGCACGACGCTTGCGCAGCGGCTGTTGCAGATCGACGGCGTGGGCGATGTGAACATCGGCGGTAGTTCACTGCCCGCTGTGCGCGTGCAGCTGAACCCCGATGCATTGGCGCGCCAAGGCGTGTCGCTGACCGCCATCGGCACCGCCATTTCCAACGCCAACCGTTCACAACCCAAGGGCGCGGTGGAACAAGGCGATCATCGCTGGCAGATCGAGGCCAACGATCAGGCCAAGACGGCGGAAGACTATCAGCCCCTGATCATCAGCTACAAAAATGGCGCGGCGGTGCGGCTGTCGGACGTGGCCACGGTCTTCGACTCGGTCGAGAACCTGCGCAATGCCGGACGTGCCGGCGGCAAGCCGTCGGTGCTGGTGACCATTACCCGCGCGCCCAACGCCAACATCATCGAAACCGTGGACCGCGTCTACGCCACGCTGCCGGAAATGCGCGAGCTGATGCCGGCCAGCGTGGACCTGCAAGTCACCATGGATCGTTCGCCAACCATTCGTGCATCGCTGCATGAAGTCGAGCGGGCGCTGGTCATTGCGGTCGGGCTGGTGATCCTGGTGGTGTTCCTGTTCATCGGCCGTGTGCGTGCCACCCTGATTCCTGCAGTGGCCGTGCCGGTGTCGCTGATCGGCACTTTCGGGGTGATGTACCTGTGCGGCTTCAGCTTGAACAACCTGTCGTTGATGGCCTTGACGATTGCAACCGGCTTTGTGGTGGACGATGCCATCGTGGTGCTGGAAAACGCCGCGCGCCATGTTGAAGAAGGCTTGAGCCCGATGCAGGCGGCGCTGAAGGGCGCACGCGAGGTCGGCTTCACGGTCTTGTCGATGAGCTTGTCGCTGATCGCGGTGTTCATTCCTTTCCTGTTCCTGAGCGATCTGGTGGGCCGCTTGTTCCGCGAATTCGCCGTGACGCTGGCAGCATCGATTGCGATTTCGCTGCTGGTATCGCTGACCACCACGCCCATGATGTGCGCGCGTCTGCTGCGCGCCGAGCGTGACGAAAAGCGCCCGCCGATCTGGGTGGTGCGCAAGTTCAACGACGGCCTGGCAGCAGTGCAGCGCGGCTACGGCAACAGCCTGCGCTGGGCGCTGAACCACGGCGTGCTGATGATGTTGTCGCTGCTGGTGGCGGTGGTGCTGAACGTGTACCTGTTCGCGGCCTTGCCCAAGGGTTTCTTCCCGGAACAGGACACCGGCCGCATCCAGGGATTCATGCGCGGTGACCAGAGCGTGTCCTTCCAGTCCATGCGCGACAAGCTGGAGCAGTTGATGGGCATTGTGATGGCCGACCCGGCCGTGGCCACGGTGTCTGGTTCGACGGGCTCGTCCGGCTTTGGCAGCAGCAATAGCGGCAGCATGCAGATCACCTTGAAGCCGGTGGGTGAACGTGCCAAGGAAAGCTCGCAGCAGGTGATTGCACGCTTGCGTGCCGCATCGACCAAGGTTGCAGGTGTCAACCTGTTCATGAGCCCGGTGCAGGACTTGCGTGCAGGCGGGCGCTCGTCCAACGCCACCTATCAATACACGCTGCAATCCAACGATTTGCAGGCGCTGCGTACCTGGGAACCCAGGTTGCGCCAGGCGCTGATCAACGAGCCTTTGCTGACCGACGTGAATTCCGACCAGGAAGACAAAGGCCAGGAAATCGGTCTGATCTACGACCGCGATGCGATGACGCGTTACGGCATTACGCCCGGCATTGCCAACCAGACCTTGTATGCCGCACTGGGGCAGAACACGGTGTCGACGATCTACCAGGATCGCAACCAGTACAAAGTTGTGGTCGAAGCCGAACCGCAGTACACCCAGCAGCCCGACACGCTGCGCAAATTCACCGTGATCAACACCCGTGGCGAAGCCGTGCCCCTGTCGGCCTTCACCAGTTGGGCACCGACCAATGCGCCTTTGTCGGTGAATCACCAGGGGCAGTTTGCCGCTGCCACGATTTCCTTCAATTTGCCGGAAGGTGTGGCGCTGGCGCAGGCGCAGGAAGTGATCGACCGGGTGGTGGTGCAGATCAGCATGCCCAATACGGTGACCGGGAGTTTCCAGGGCACGGCGCGCAGCCTGCAGGACAGCCAGAAAAGCCAGGTGCTGCTGCTGGTGGCGGCCGTGCTGGCCGTCTACCTGGTACTGGGCGTGCTGTACGAAAGCTACATTCACCCGCTGACGATCTTGTCCACGCTGCCCTCGGCCGGGTTGGGGGCCTTGCTGGCACTGTGGACCGTGAACATGCAGTTCACGCTGATTGCGTTGATCGGCATCTTGCTGTTGATCGGCATCGTGAAAAAGAACGCCATCATGATGATCGACTTCGCCCTGGAGGCCGAGCGCAAGCGCGGCATGCTGCCGCGCGATGCCATTTATGAAGCATGTCTGTTACGCTTTCGGCCGATCATGATGACCACGCTCGCCGCGATGTTCGGCGCAGTGCCGCTGGCCCTGGGCAGCGGTGATGGCGCAGAGCTGCGTCAGCCCCTGGGCATCGCGATTGTCGGTGGCTTGGTCATGAGTCAGCTGCTGACGCTGTACACCACCCCGGTCGTCTATCTATACCTGGATCGCGCTGGCAAGCGGGTCGCGCGTTGGCGCGGCAAACGCGGGCCGGACACGCACGCGGTCCCCTCGGAGCCTGCATGA
- a CDS encoding efflux transporter outer membrane subunit → MKSSRLVLSLLAAAILSGCAAVGPDYQRPAMSVPAHFKEAAPGWKVAAPADTVHKGEWWLVYGDQVLNDLVTQLNANNQNVQVSLANYRRARAAVEGARAGYYPTVSASGGATRSRTNQNSGVNNRQTLSLDASWEPDLWGRVSRSVEAGDASTQASVANLVNARLSAQAELVQNYTLLRVTDEQSRVTRSTIDAYQRTLRVTRNQYEAGLVTRVDVATAESQVRSAEANLLGYELTRRQYEHAIAILVGRAPAEFALVPNEVMPVLPTTPEALPSTLLERRPDVAAAERLAASANANIGVAQAAFYPSLTLSGAIGGSASTIGNLLSAPARTWSLGAALAASLFDGGLRQSQVDQAVASYDSAAAQYRQTVLQGFQEVEDNLSALDLLAQEAEKRQQALDAARDAERLALNQYQAGLVDFTTVANAQITRFQAEIATLQVVGRRYAASALLVKALGGGWDGALDATAVTAGS, encoded by the coding sequence ATGAAATCGTCTCGTCTTGTCCTGTCCCTGCTGGCCGCCGCGATACTTTCCGGTTGTGCTGCAGTAGGCCCGGACTACCAACGGCCGGCGATGTCAGTACCCGCGCATTTCAAGGAAGCCGCTCCGGGGTGGAAGGTCGCCGCACCTGCCGATACGGTGCACAAAGGTGAATGGTGGCTGGTCTATGGCGATCAGGTGTTGAACGATCTGGTGACCCAGCTCAACGCCAACAACCAGAACGTGCAGGTATCGCTGGCCAACTACCGTCGCGCGCGCGCCGCAGTCGAAGGCGCACGGGCAGGCTATTACCCCACGGTGTCGGCGTCCGGCGGTGCCACCCGCAGCCGCACCAATCAGAACAGCGGTGTGAACAACCGCCAGACCTTGTCGCTGGACGCAAGCTGGGAACCCGATCTGTGGGGCCGGGTATCGCGCTCTGTCGAAGCGGGCGACGCCAGCACACAGGCAAGTGTGGCCAACCTGGTCAATGCGCGCCTGTCGGCCCAGGCCGAGCTGGTGCAGAACTACACCTTGCTGCGGGTTACCGACGAACAATCGCGGGTCACACGATCCACCATCGATGCCTATCAGCGCACCTTGCGCGTCACGCGCAACCAGTACGAAGCAGGCTTGGTGACGCGGGTAGATGTGGCCACAGCGGAATCACAGGTGCGTTCGGCTGAAGCCAACTTGCTGGGCTACGAGTTGACACGTCGCCAGTACGAGCACGCGATTGCCATTCTGGTGGGCCGTGCGCCTGCCGAGTTCGCGCTGGTGCCGAACGAGGTCATGCCGGTCTTGCCGACCACGCCCGAAGCTTTGCCTTCCACCTTGCTGGAACGTCGTCCGGACGTGGCCGCAGCCGAGCGTCTGGCGGCATCGGCCAATGCCAACATCGGCGTGGCGCAGGCGGCGTTCTATCCCTCGCTCACCTTGTCGGGGGCGATTGGTGGCAGCGCCAGCACCATCGGCAATCTGCTGAGTGCGCCCGCACGCACGTGGTCGCTGGGCGCGGCGCTGGCTGCGTCATTGTTCGATGGCGGCCTGCGGCAATCGCAGGTGGACCAGGCCGTGGCGTCTTATGACAGCGCTGCGGCGCAGTATCGCCAGACCGTGTTGCAGGGCTTCCAGGAAGTCGAAGACAACCTGTCGGCGCTGGACCTGCTGGCGCAGGAAGCAGAGAAACGCCAACAGGCCTTGGATGCCGCCCGCGACGCCGAACGTCTGGCCTTGAATCAGTACCAGGCGGGCCTGGTGGACTTCACCACGGTAGCCAATGCGCAGATCACGCGCTTCCAGGCCGAGATCGCCACCTTGCAGGTGGTGGGACGCCGTTATGCCGCCAGCGCCTTGCTGGTGAAGGCACTGGGCGGTGGCTGGGATGGTGCACTGGATGCAACGGCGGTGACGGCAGGGTCTTGA
- a CDS encoding MBL fold metallo-hydrolase codes for MPWKNPYYDPNKPHHTPSGFQNLDENARRFGDVRRWQRERRANKLPKAPAQGYEAFRAQWWQAADFSGTGNAAWWLGHASLLLRLDGQTILTDPALSDRVSPVSFAGPRRLLPPGATVATLPRIDIVLISHSHYDHLDKPSIRKLLARFPDATYLVPIGLAAWMRARGISRVQELDWWDNTEIGGSTFTFVPAQHWTQRTLWDRNRSLWGGWVVRRGDFRFYFTGDTGYTRHLTEIGDRLGPFDLAAIPIGAYEPRWFMQTQHIDPSQAVQIHRELRCRHSFAIHWGAFELADDALDAPPEALAAAMADQGVDAATFEVIRTGARLDLPAIKGAG; via the coding sequence ATGCCCTGGAAAAATCCGTACTACGACCCCAACAAACCGCATCACACGCCCAGTGGATTTCAGAATCTGGATGAAAACGCACGCCGCTTCGGTGATGTGCGGCGTTGGCAGCGCGAGCGCCGCGCCAACAAGCTGCCCAAGGCACCCGCACAGGGCTACGAGGCCTTTCGTGCGCAGTGGTGGCAGGCGGCAGACTTCTCGGGCACTGGCAATGCCGCGTGGTGGCTCGGCCACGCCAGTCTGCTGCTTCGGCTGGATGGCCAGACCATCCTGACCGACCCTGCCCTGTCGGATCGGGTATCGCCCGTCAGCTTCGCCGGGCCGCGCCGCCTGCTGCCACCGGGTGCCACGGTGGCGACCTTGCCGCGCATCGACATCGTGTTGATCTCGCATAGCCATTACGACCACCTGGACAAGCCCAGCATCCGCAAACTGCTGGCGCGCTTTCCCGACGCAACCTATCTAGTGCCGATTGGCCTGGCCGCCTGGATGCGCGCGCGTGGCATTAGCCGCGTGCAGGAACTGGACTGGTGGGACAACACAGAGATTGGTGGCAGCACCTTCACCTTTGTGCCCGCCCAACACTGGACGCAGCGCACCTTGTGGGACCGCAACCGCAGCTTGTGGGGTGGCTGGGTGGTCAGGCGCGGGGACTTCCGCTTTTACTTTACCGGCGACACCGGCTACACCCGGCATCTGACAGAGATCGGGGATCGGCTTGGCCCCTTCGATCTGGCCGCTATTCCGATTGGTGCCTACGAGCCGCGCTGGTTCATGCAGACGCAGCACATCGACCCGTCGCAAGCCGTGCAGATTCACCGAGAGCTACGCTGCCGTCACAGCTTTGCCATCCACTGGGGCGCTTTTGAGCTTGCCGACGATGCGCTGGACGCACCGCCCGAAGCGCTGGCAGCCGCCATGGCCGATCAAGGCGTGGATGCGGCAACGTTCGAGGTGATACGAACAGGTGCAAGGCTGGACTTGCCGGCGATCAAGGGCGCGGGCTAA